The following proteins are encoded in a genomic region of Spirosoma sp. SC4-14:
- a CDS encoding aldose epimerase family protein, whose product MKSVFFFLAGSLFFSSMTPELSQNTTPNPPKAGIEKTHFGTFPDGREADLFTLRNAAGMVVKITNYGGYIVSIATPDKSGTLDDVTLGVPTFADYIKGTPSLGPIIGRYGNRIAKGKFTLDGQEYTLAQNNNGNHIHGGPTGFDKRLWKATPKDGKEPAVVLEYTAKDGEEGYPGNLAVTVTYTLQKDNGLRIDYKATTDKPTVFNPTNHAYFNLSGMKHDVMNHVLMVAADKVLDTDSKQIPTGEMVSVAGTPFDFTKPTPIGEHINDTTNVQIKYGKGYDHCWVFTDQSKKLKLGATLYDPTTGRFMETFTTEPAVQVYTANNLNGKLQNKDGVALSRRFGVCLETQHFPDSPNHSNFPSTVLRPGETFTSTTVYRFSVK is encoded by the coding sequence ATGAAATCTGTTTTCTTTTTTTTAGCTGGATCGCTTTTTTTTAGCAGCATGACGCCCGAACTTTCTCAAAACACAACACCTAATCCACCTAAAGCCGGTATTGAAAAAACACACTTCGGCACGTTCCCCGACGGACGGGAAGCCGACTTGTTTACGCTTCGGAATGCTGCGGGCATGGTCGTGAAAATTACAAACTATGGCGGCTATATTGTTTCTATTGCAACGCCTGACAAATCGGGAACGCTGGACGACGTAACGCTGGGTGTACCGACCTTTGCCGATTATATAAAAGGAACGCCAAGCCTGGGGCCGATCATTGGTCGCTACGGTAACCGGATTGCAAAAGGGAAGTTTACACTGGATGGGCAGGAATATACACTGGCTCAGAACAATAATGGCAATCACATTCATGGTGGCCCTACCGGTTTCGACAAGCGGCTTTGGAAAGCGACGCCTAAAGATGGTAAAGAGCCTGCTGTTGTGCTGGAATATACCGCTAAAGATGGAGAAGAAGGCTATCCGGGCAATCTGGCCGTTACGGTTACCTACACGCTTCAAAAGGATAATGGCCTTCGGATCGACTATAAAGCGACAACTGACAAACCCACGGTGTTTAATCCAACCAATCATGCGTATTTCAATCTGAGCGGTATGAAACACGATGTGATGAATCATGTGTTGATGGTAGCAGCCGATAAAGTACTGGATACCGACTCTAAACAGATTCCAACCGGCGAAATGGTATCGGTGGCGGGCACCCCGTTCGATTTTACGAAGCCAACACCCATCGGTGAACACATCAACGACACCACCAACGTTCAGATCAAATACGGCAAAGGTTACGACCACTGTTGGGTATTCACCGATCAGTCGAAGAAATTAAAGTTGGGCGCTACTCTGTACGATCCAACTACCGGGCGGTTTATGGAAACCTTCACGACCGAACCGGCTGTGCAGGTGTATACGGCCAATAACCTGAATGGTAAACTGCAAAATAAAGATGGGGTCGCGCTCAGCCGTCGGTTTGGCGTTTGTCTGGAAACCCAGCATTTCCCCGATTCTCCTAATCACTCGAATTTTCCCAGTACCGTTCTTCGGCCTGGCGAAACATTTACTAGTACCACCGTATATCGGTTTTCGGTGAAGTAA
- a CDS encoding glycosylase, whose protein sequence is MTVLNIRILLFSLLTTSLFAQTRCVSDADMQHVYQAVSTPFKYGLIMTPSDNSQKMDCPTVFRKGSQWYMTYLIYDGRGYETWLAQSKDLLNWDTLGRIMSFSDTTKTTRWDANQKAGYNALQDRQWGGSYELNKYDGKYWMSYIGGNGKGYEAGDLSIGIAYTTGDPTKPHEWQRKSTPVLTAKDPDTRWWENRKLYKSTIIEDKQKLTGHRFVMYYNANGDTTGVPKTRWFERIGMAVSDDMLNWKRFGKEPVLMHSAGITGDAVVQKMGNLYVMFYFGAFWEDRKGAFNRFAVSTDLVNWTDWTGDSLIEPSEPYDNLYAHKSFVVKHKGVVYHFYCAVNKADQRGIAVATSVDLGKSKKSFVPASPKK, encoded by the coding sequence ATGACTGTATTGAACATCCGAATTCTACTTTTTTCTCTTCTAACCACATCGCTTTTTGCCCAAACGCGCTGTGTTTCCGATGCGGATATGCAGCACGTATACCAGGCGGTCAGCACACCGTTTAAGTACGGCCTGATCATGACTCCTTCAGACAATTCGCAGAAGATGGACTGTCCAACGGTATTTCGCAAAGGCAGTCAATGGTATATGACCTACCTGATTTACGACGGGCGCGGTTACGAAACCTGGCTGGCGCAAAGCAAAGACCTCCTGAACTGGGATACGCTCGGACGGATCATGTCCTTTTCGGATACCACAAAAACCACACGCTGGGACGCAAACCAGAAAGCGGGCTACAACGCGTTGCAGGATAGGCAATGGGGTGGCAGCTATGAATTGAATAAGTATGATGGCAAGTATTGGATGTCGTACATTGGCGGCAACGGCAAAGGCTATGAAGCCGGTGATTTGTCAATTGGCATTGCTTATACAACGGGCGACCCGACCAAACCGCACGAATGGCAACGGAAGTCGACGCCGGTGCTGACGGCTAAAGACCCGGATACGCGCTGGTGGGAAAACCGGAAGCTGTATAAAAGCACAATCATCGAGGACAAACAGAAGCTGACAGGCCATCGGTTTGTCATGTACTACAATGCCAACGGCGACACGACCGGCGTCCCAAAAACACGCTGGTTCGAACGGATCGGAATGGCCGTTTCCGATGATATGCTGAACTGGAAGCGGTTCGGGAAAGAGCCGGTTCTTATGCACTCGGCGGGTATTACGGGCGACGCAGTTGTCCAGAAAATGGGAAATCTCTACGTCATGTTCTATTTCGGCGCGTTCTGGGAAGACCGCAAAGGAGCGTTCAACCGCTTTGCCGTTTCCACCGATCTGGTCAACTGGACCGACTGGACGGGGGATAGCCTCATCGAACCTTCTGAACCGTACGACAATTTGTATGCGCATAAGTCATTCGTTGTCAAGCACAAAGGTGTAGTATATCATTTCTATTGCGCAGTGAATAAAGCCGATCAGCGGGGTATTGCCGTCGCTACGTCGGTCGATCTGGGGAAGAGCAAGAAGAGTTTCGTACCTGCATCTCCGAAGAAATGA
- the galB gene encoding beta-galactosidase GalB, with amino-acid sequence MLIAFITTVSFAQTEPRTVLDFNKGWRFHQGDEASAKEPAFADVNWRALTLPHDWSIEGQFSDHHMATTQEGALPTGIGWYRKTFSVPTTAKGKNVFIEFDGVYRNSEVWINGHSLGVRPYGYSSFRYELTKYLKYGNEKNVLAVRVDNSAQPNSRWYTGSGIYRNVRLVTTSSIAVSHWGTYVTTPGVSKEKASVSLQTRIRNSGSWQLNGKPETVKITSTILDATGKEVASQTLDDVRLTDTLTAVAQQFTLQNPTLWTIEKPYLYKIVTRIYNQNQLEDSYVTPLGIRYFKFDPATGFSLNGQPLKILGVCLHHDLGALGAAVNRRAMQRQLELLKAMGGNAIRTAHNPPAPELLDLCDEMGFIVMDEAFDMWKKKKSKQDYGLNWDAWHKTDLEDMVRRDRNHPSIILWSIGNEIREQFDSTGLTITKELASIVRKLDTTRPVTSALTENIPEKNFIYRSGALDLLGFNYKHEAYADFPKTFPRQSVLASETGSSLQTRGHYDMPSDSVRMWGKGGPAKFTDGNPDWTASAYDNEAAYWGSTHEQTWKVIKKLPHMAGLFIWTGFDYLGEPHPYPWPARSSYFGILDLAGFPKDVYYLYQSEWTNKPVLHIFPHWNWQKGKTVDVWAYYNQADEVELFLNDKSLGSRKKSGDDLHVMWRVPYEPGTLKAVSRKDGKSVLTQTIATAGKAAKLQLVADRNALKSDGKDLSFITVNVLDEQGNTVPDANHLITFTIEGEGFIAGVDNGYQASLEPFKANYRKAYNGKALAIIQTTEKTGKIVLKATSEGLKEAIIELITK; translated from the coding sequence TTGCTAATCGCATTCATTACAACTGTCTCTTTCGCCCAAACCGAACCCCGTACTGTTCTGGACTTCAACAAAGGCTGGCGGTTTCACCAGGGTGATGAAGCCAGCGCGAAAGAACCTGCTTTTGCAGACGTGAACTGGCGAGCGCTGACCTTGCCCCACGACTGGAGCATTGAAGGACAATTCAGTGACCATCATATGGCCACCACACAGGAAGGGGCTTTACCCACGGGTATTGGCTGGTATCGAAAAACGTTTAGCGTTCCGACTACAGCAAAAGGCAAAAACGTCTTTATTGAGTTTGATGGCGTTTATCGGAATAGCGAAGTCTGGATCAACGGACATTCGCTGGGCGTCAGGCCCTATGGCTACAGCTCCTTTCGGTATGAACTAACAAAATACCTCAAGTATGGCAACGAGAAAAATGTATTGGCGGTGCGGGTCGATAACTCAGCGCAGCCCAATTCACGCTGGTATACGGGTTCAGGTATTTATCGGAATGTTCGTTTAGTAACTACCTCGTCAATCGCCGTTAGTCATTGGGGAACGTATGTAACGACGCCTGGTGTCTCAAAAGAGAAAGCCAGTGTTTCATTGCAGACGCGCATCCGAAATTCGGGTAGTTGGCAGCTCAACGGAAAGCCAGAGACTGTTAAAATCACCAGCACAATTCTGGATGCGACTGGCAAAGAGGTTGCTTCGCAAACGTTGGATGACGTGCGATTAACGGATACGCTCACTGCCGTTGCGCAGCAGTTCACGCTTCAAAATCCAACGCTCTGGACGATTGAGAAACCGTATCTGTACAAAATCGTCACGAGGATTTACAATCAGAATCAACTGGAAGACAGCTACGTAACGCCACTGGGCATTCGCTATTTCAAGTTTGACCCAGCCACAGGCTTTTCGCTAAATGGCCAACCCCTGAAAATTCTGGGCGTTTGCCTGCATCATGATCTGGGGGCTTTGGGAGCGGCTGTGAATCGACGGGCTATGCAACGCCAGCTTGAACTACTGAAGGCAATGGGTGGCAATGCTATCCGCACCGCGCATAACCCGCCCGCGCCAGAACTGCTGGACCTCTGCGACGAAATGGGCTTTATTGTGATGGACGAAGCCTTCGACATGTGGAAAAAGAAAAAGTCGAAGCAGGATTACGGCCTCAACTGGGATGCCTGGCATAAAACCGATCTGGAGGATATGGTTCGTCGCGACCGAAATCACCCGTCTATTATTCTGTGGAGTATCGGCAACGAGATTCGTGAGCAGTTTGACTCAACGGGACTGACGATCACCAAAGAGTTAGCGTCTATTGTCAGAAAGCTGGATACTACGCGCCCCGTTACGTCGGCGCTAACCGAAAATATACCGGAGAAAAACTTCATCTATCGCTCGGGCGCCTTAGACCTGCTGGGTTTCAATTACAAACACGAAGCGTACGCCGATTTCCCGAAAACATTTCCCAGGCAGTCCGTGCTGGCCTCCGAAACGGGCTCATCCCTGCAAACACGTGGCCACTACGACATGCCGTCGGATTCGGTGCGGATGTGGGGCAAAGGGGGCCCGGCAAAGTTCACCGACGGCAACCCCGACTGGACAGCCTCAGCTTACGACAACGAAGCGGCCTACTGGGGTTCTACCCACGAGCAGACCTGGAAAGTCATAAAAAAACTGCCTCATATGGCGGGGCTGTTTATCTGGACGGGCTTCGATTATCTGGGCGAGCCGCACCCTTATCCGTGGCCTGCCCGAAGTTCTTACTTCGGTATTCTTGATCTGGCCGGTTTCCCGAAAGACGTGTATTACCTGTATCAGTCGGAATGGACGAACAAGCCGGTTTTGCACATTTTTCCGCACTGGAATTGGCAAAAAGGCAAGACCGTTGATGTGTGGGCCTACTACAATCAGGCCGACGAAGTGGAGTTATTTTTGAACGATAAATCGCTGGGTAGCCGAAAGAAATCCGGCGACGATCTGCATGTTATGTGGCGTGTACCGTACGAGCCCGGCACGTTGAAAGCCGTTTCCCGAAAAGATGGAAAATCCGTACTAACCCAAACGATTGCAACGGCCGGCAAAGCCGCTAAACTTCAACTGGTAGCCGACCGAAACGCACTGAAATCCGATGGGAAAGACCTGTCGTTCATCACGGTTAACGTACTGGATGAACAGGGTAATACTGTCCCCGACGCCAATCATCTGATTACGTTTACAATCGAAGGGGAAGGTTTCATTGCAGGTGTCGATAACGGCTATCAGGCCAGTCTGGAACCGTTTAAAGCGAACTATCGAAAAGCCTATAATGGCAAAGCCCTGGCCATCATCCAGACAACCGAAAAGACAGGAAAGATCGTCCTGAAAGCAACGTCTGAAGGGCTAAAGGAGGCTATAATTGAGTTGATTACGAAATAA